A section of the Mycobacterium sp. 3519A genome encodes:
- a CDS encoding peptide deformylase translates to MAVLPIRILGDPVLHRATRAVPVSADGGLPDWMPDLVTNLYDTLAASKGVGLSANQIGVDVRVFVYDCPEVRGQPERHRGCVVNPVLEISDLPAGDPDPTADEEGCLSAPGEKFPIRRATWARVTGLEADGSPTSVEGRGLIARMLQHETAHLDGRLYIDDLVPPYASQAAEAIIGRGWAVPGLAWTPGVDRNPFSERDDLQD, encoded by the coding sequence ATGGCCGTCCTACCCATTCGAATTCTCGGAGATCCCGTCCTACACCGGGCTACCCGTGCAGTACCCGTATCAGCCGATGGTGGGCTGCCCGACTGGATGCCCGATCTCGTCACCAATCTCTACGACACGCTCGCAGCCTCTAAGGGAGTCGGGCTGTCGGCTAACCAGATTGGTGTCGATGTGAGGGTATTCGTCTATGACTGCCCCGAGGTGCGGGGTCAACCTGAACGACATCGTGGTTGTGTAGTCAACCCGGTACTTGAGATTTCCGACCTCCCGGCAGGAGACCCCGATCCGACCGCCGACGAGGAAGGCTGCCTTTCCGCACCGGGGGAGAAGTTCCCAATCCGTCGCGCGACCTGGGCGCGTGTCACAGGCCTGGAAGCCGACGGCTCGCCGACTTCCGTCGAGGGACGCGGACTCATCGCGCGGATGCTGCAGCACGAGACCGCGCACCTCGACGGACGCCTGTATATCGATGATTTGGTGCCGCCCTACGCGTCTCAAGCTGCGGAGGCGATCATCGGTCGCGGCTGGGCGGTGCCCGGGCTGGCTTGGACACCCGGAGTGGATCGCAATCCTTTCTCGGAGCGTGATGACCTACAGGATTGA